Proteins encoded in a region of the Atopobium sp. oral taxon 416 genome:
- a CDS encoding TetR/AcrR family transcriptional regulator, protein MRTRQALRDALARQIEETGDLAQVTVTRVTGTAGVTRRTFYSHFRDISDLVNSIEEDTLADITVLVHALAQTDLDRLQEAIRNFEPCPGAVDILTYFLQRKSYLPALLGDGGDPGFVEKIKRVVFNTVKDRASEGLHVPLPSQIFEYYLIFAISAEVGVLLRWLSSGMRESPHDMACVMTILMFVRPGDLYGKKIDFSIPGIHDASPSTKEME, encoded by the coding sequence GTGAGAACACGGCAAGCGCTGCGCGACGCGTTGGCGCGCCAGATCGAGGAGACAGGGGATCTTGCGCAGGTAACAGTTACCAGGGTGACTGGCACGGCCGGCGTGACACGCCGTACGTTCTACTCCCACTTCCGGGATATCTCCGATCTCGTGAATTCGATTGAGGAGGATACCCTGGCGGATATCACCGTCCTTGTGCACGCATTGGCGCAGACGGATCTCGATCGGCTCCAGGAAGCGATCAGAAACTTCGAGCCCTGTCCGGGTGCCGTCGATATCCTGACCTATTTCCTGCAGCGCAAGAGTTATCTTCCGGCACTGTTGGGTGATGGGGGAGATCCGGGCTTCGTCGAGAAGATCAAACGCGTGGTCTTCAATACGGTCAAGGACCGCGCCTCCGAAGGGCTTCACGTGCCACTGCCATCTCAGATCTTTGAGTACTACCTCATCTTTGCAATTTCGGCTGAGGTGGGTGTCCTGCTCAGATGGCTCTCTTCGGGCATGCGGGAGTCTCCGCACGATATGGCCTGTGTCATGACTATTTTGATGTTCGTCCGTCCAGGCGATCTGTACGGTAAAAAGATTGACTTTTCAATTCCGGGAATACACGATGCATCCCCAAGCACAAAGGAGATGGAGTGA
- a CDS encoding ATP-binding cassette domain-containing protein, giving the protein MGANGCGKTTLAQLIVGRLAPDSGSVTKGLVTALYAQDATEELAGLSDFACDWSPLAQKVRRALAIEDGWLWRYDTPSSGQQKRVQIACALAAASNVLILDKPANHLDALTRVLLIETLRDFSGIGLLISHDRALLDELAVSCLCFEGDGMEIRPGNYSAVREQEMQEHDTSLHAREAARTEYRRLAQEQQRRREEADRSASKRSLDPHDHDSREKIGCAIVSGKDRKAADKVCQLDQRMQGLGKKAEAAVA; this is encoded by the coding sequence ATCGGCGCCAATGGCTGCGGAAAGACGACGCTTGCACAGCTCATTGTAGGCAGGCTCGCACCTGATAGCGGCTCTGTCACGAAAGGACTTGTCACGGCGCTTTACGCGCAGGATGCCACGGAGGAGCTAGCAGGCCTTTCCGACTTCGCGTGCGATTGGAGTCCTCTTGCTCAGAAGGTGCGCCGTGCGCTTGCGATAGAGGACGGGTGGCTCTGGCGCTACGATACGCCCTCCTCAGGCCAGCAGAAACGCGTGCAGATAGCCTGCGCCCTGGCTGCAGCATCCAATGTGTTGATCCTGGACAAGCCAGCAAACCATCTCGATGCACTGACGAGGGTGCTGCTCATAGAGACGCTCCGGGATTTCTCTGGCATAGGACTTTTGATCTCCCATGACAGAGCGCTCCTTGATGAGCTGGCGGTTTCCTGCCTCTGCTTCGAGGGGGATGGCATGGAGATACGGCCTGGCAACTACAGTGCCGTGCGGGAGCAGGAGATGCAGGAGCATGACACATCGCTCCATGCACGGGAGGCTGCGAGAACAGAATACCGGCGTCTTGCGCAGGAGCAGCAGAGGCGCCGCGAGGAGGCAGACCGTTCTGCTTCAAAGCGCAGCCTCGATCCCCATGACCATGACAGCCGGGAGAAGATCGGATGTGCCATCGTCTCGGGCAAGGACCGGAAGGCTGCGGACAAGGTATGCCAGCTTGACCAGCGCATGCAGGGGCTTGGCAAGAAGGCGGAGGCTGCAGTCGCCTAG
- a CDS encoding iron-containing alcohol dehydrogenase, whose amino-acid sequence MYNFTFHVPTTIHFGKGQISHLADLAGYGKKVLLCYGGGSIKRNGIYDQATKILSDAGLEIFELSGIEPNPRIQTVRHGVELCRKESIDMVLAIGDGSTIDCVKVVAAGAKYDGDAWDLVIHPELIKDALPIFSALTLAATGSEMDAFAVILDMTKNEKWDTAGECLKPTMSVLDPTYTFSVPARQTAAGMTDMMSHAFENYFSMDDGAYVQKRMAEALLKTMIHSGPIAPEKPDDYDARVNLMWSASHTINSLVGEGCAPVWSCTRWSMSSLPSMTSPTARALPILTPAWMEHVLSEKTEKQFAIYGRNVWGLTGTDDAPVTREAIARTRQFFTETMHMPATLHEVGITDEKHFDVMIQKAADGSKGSFVPLTKEDIVEIYRAAK is encoded by the coding sequence ATGTATAATTTCACGTTCCATGTACCTACGACCATCCACTTCGGCAAGGGCCAGATCTCGCATCTTGCAGATCTTGCGGGATATGGCAAGAAGGTTCTCCTGTGCTACGGCGGAGGCTCCATCAAGCGCAACGGCATCTATGATCAGGCAACGAAAATCCTCTCCGATGCAGGCCTTGAGATCTTCGAGCTCTCTGGCATCGAGCCGAACCCACGCATCCAGACCGTGCGCCACGGTGTCGAGCTCTGCCGCAAGGAGTCCATCGATATGGTCCTCGCTATCGGCGACGGCTCCACAATCGACTGCGTAAAGGTCGTTGCAGCCGGCGCAAAGTACGACGGCGATGCCTGGGATCTCGTGATCCATCCTGAGCTCATCAAGGATGCCTTGCCGATCTTCTCGGCGCTTACGCTTGCTGCTACGGGCTCCGAGATGGATGCCTTTGCCGTCATCTTGGACATGACAAAGAACGAGAAGTGGGACACGGCAGGAGAGTGCCTGAAGCCGACAATGTCTGTGCTCGATCCGACCTATACATTCTCGGTTCCGGCACGCCAGACCGCAGCTGGCATGACAGACATGATGAGCCACGCGTTCGAGAACTACTTCTCGATGGATGATGGTGCATACGTGCAGAAGCGCATGGCAGAGGCCCTGCTTAAGACCATGATCCACTCTGGTCCGATCGCACCTGAGAAGCCGGATGACTACGATGCCCGTGTAAACCTCATGTGGTCTGCAAGCCATACAATCAATAGCCTCGTCGGCGAGGGCTGCGCTCCTGTGTGGTCGTGCACCCGATGGAGCATGAGCTCTCTGCCTTCTATGACATCACCCACGGCGAGGGCCTTGCCCATCCTTACGCCCGCATGGATGGAGCATGTCCTCTCTGAAAAGACGGAGAAGCAGTTCGCGATCTACGGCCGCAATGTCTGGGGCCTTACTGGCACAGACGATGCACCGGTCACCCGCGAGGCCATCGCCCGTACCCGCCAGTTCTTTACGGAGACCATGCATATGCCGGCAACGCTTCATGAGGTGGGGATCACTGACGAGAAGCACTTCGATGTGATGATCCAGAAGGCTGCAGATGGCTCGAAGGGCTCGTTCGTGCCGCTCACGAAGGAAGACATCGTCGAGATCTACCGTGCTGCGAAGTAG
- a CDS encoding flavodoxin, protein MAIGSPTWWYMAASVVHTFFDGNDSTGKMAVPFTMSSGWLGYALKDLEKGAS, encoded by the coding sequence GTGGCGATCGGCTCACCCACCTGGTGGTACATGGCCGCATCGGTGGTGCATACCTTCTTCGACGGGAATGACTCCACCGGTAAGATGGCTGTTCCCTTCACGATGAGCAGCGGTTGGCTGGGATATGCGTTGAAAGATTTGGAGAAAGGTGCGAGCTAA
- a CDS encoding DUF438 domain-containing protein, with the protein MATTATDTLIGYLQRLNNGEPLESVQKDFRAQFETVPPEAIMEAEQEMLAVGVPLERVQRLCDLHSALFHGEGEPEQPAPQAPAPKQQSFVKPSSKSEDINVPAGHPLDILMKENTELMSRLQKLHNQLEQHAPAAELADTMQDLSPVSTHLAKKDELVIVPLKHYGFPGPSDVMWNVDIELRDEHHFLLHELQKLAENLDETMSAYINRRIEKYIERAQEMVFKENNVLYPMAKEHFTDQDWRSIKADMPKFGYAWLREIPAWPGEALEPSQQSPLPEVQVGSDTTSVYITLPTGRLSVPEIEGILRTLPFELTFIDAQDTNRYFSEDSKLFPRPLNALGQNMLDCHPANILSKVKTVLTMLKSGEKDCITLVMPKQGRKALVRYMAVRSKGGTYLGTLEVVEDITDYPTGE; encoded by the coding sequence ATGGCTACCACAGCGACAGACACATTAATTGGGTACTTGCAGCGACTCAATAACGGAGAACCGCTCGAGTCAGTACAGAAGGATTTCCGTGCCCAATTTGAGACGGTCCCACCCGAGGCGATCATGGAGGCGGAGCAGGAGATGCTCGCAGTAGGGGTACCGCTTGAACGTGTACAGCGGCTCTGTGATCTACACTCAGCGTTATTTCATGGAGAGGGAGAACCAGAGCAGCCTGCACCACAGGCACCGGCGCCGAAGCAGCAAAGCTTCGTCAAACCTTCTTCCAAATCCGAAGATATCAATGTGCCCGCAGGACATCCGCTCGATATCCTGATGAAGGAAAACACCGAGCTGATGTCCCGGCTGCAGAAGCTTCACAACCAGCTTGAACAGCATGCCCCCGCAGCGGAGCTGGCGGATACTATGCAGGACCTCTCACCGGTATCTACCCATCTCGCTAAGAAAGATGAGCTTGTTATTGTCCCGCTCAAGCACTACGGGTTCCCGGGGCCGTCGGACGTGATGTGGAACGTCGATATTGAGCTGCGCGACGAGCATCATTTCCTACTGCATGAGCTTCAGAAGCTCGCTGAAAATCTTGACGAAACTATGTCTGCCTATATCAATAGACGGATTGAGAAGTATATCGAGCGCGCACAGGAAATGGTCTTCAAAGAGAACAACGTGCTGTATCCGATGGCGAAAGAGCACTTTACGGATCAGGACTGGCGTTCAATCAAGGCGGATATGCCGAAGTTTGGGTATGCCTGGCTCAGAGAGATTCCTGCATGGCCAGGGGAGGCGCTTGAACCGTCACAGCAGTCACCGCTGCCTGAGGTCCAGGTAGGCAGTGATACGACATCCGTATACATTACGCTGCCGACCGGGAGACTGAGTGTGCCAGAGATTGAAGGGATCCTGCGGACGCTCCCGTTTGAGCTTACCTTTATCGATGCGCAGGATACCAACCGCTACTTCTCAGAAGATTCCAAGCTCTTCCCGCGTCCGCTCAATGCACTGGGGCAGAACATGCTTGATTGCCATCCTGCCAACATCCTCTCTAAAGTGAAGACCGTGCTCACCATGCTGAAGAGCGGAGAAAAGGACTGTATCACCCTTGTGATGCCTAAACAGGGCAGAAAGGCACTGGTGCGATACATGGCGGTGCGTTCAAAGGGGGGCACCTACCTGGGTACGCTTGAGGTGGTCGAGGACATCACGGACTACCCAACCGGGGAGTAA
- a CDS encoding ABC transporter ATP-binding protein: MQSYIQIESLSKSYGKHRILSGIDLVVGKGESVAITGPSGCGKTTLLNILGLLETYESGSILLSGKKYPGPETRQAMLLRRNEINYLFQSFALIDSRTVRDNLMLALYYTKLSKREKEGAIEKTLKKFSVSSKLDSNVNELSGGEKQRVAISRAMLKPGNLILADEPTGSLDARMAEIVMDSLVSAARETGKTLVVVTHDMLMADKCDRTLSMQEGKLV, translated from the coding sequence ATGCAGTCGTACATTCAGATTGAATCCCTCTCGAAATCCTATGGGAAGCATCGCATCCTTTCTGGTATAGATCTCGTTGTCGGAAAGGGTGAATCTGTCGCAATCACCGGGCCGTCGGGATGCGGCAAGACAACGCTGCTGAACATTCTGGGACTGCTCGAAACGTATGAATCTGGGAGCATTCTCCTATCGGGAAAGAAATATCCGGGACCAGAAACCAGACAGGCGATGCTTCTGCGTCGCAACGAGATTAACTATCTCTTTCAGTCATTCGCCCTCATTGACTCGAGGACGGTACGCGACAATCTCATGCTCGCCCTCTATTACACGAAGCTCTCCAAGAGGGAGAAAGAGGGGGCTATTGAAAAGACATTGAAGAAGTTCTCGGTCTCCAGCAAGCTCGATTCCAACGTAAACGAGCTCTCAGGTGGCGAGAAGCAGCGTGTTGCGATCAGTCGCGCCATGCTCAAGCCGGGCAATCTCATTCTTGCTGACGAGCCGACGGGTTCGCTGGATGCTCGCATGGCGGAGATAGTCATGGACTCGCTCGTGTCCGCCGCCCGAGAGACGGGAAAGACACTTGTGGTCGTGACGCACGACATGTTGATGGCAGATAAGTGTGACCGCACGCTTAGCATGCAAGAAGGGAAACTAGTCTGA
- a CDS encoding transposase, with amino-acid sequence MPQLKVVPKIRTEQMYERILQMFSYENKKSAIELYYKCGRRVAPLINELGYPDRHALYNWVKDYEMSGAISEDGRSKGIYTEEQKCTVVV; translated from the coding sequence ATGCCCCAGCTGAAGGTGGTACCGAAAATCCGTACCGAACAGATGTATGAGAGGATTCTGCAGATGTTCAGCTACGAAAACAAGAAAAGCGCGATCGAGCTCTACTACAAGTGTGGCAGGAGGGTCGCCCCACTGATCAACGAGCTCGGCTATCCTGACAGGCACGCCCTCTACAATTGGGTCAAAGACTACGAGATGTCAGGCGCTATCTCAGAAGACGGCCGCAGCAAGGGTATATACACCGAAGAGCAAAAGTGCACTGTGGTGGTGTGA
- a CDS encoding aldo/keto reductase: protein MLGYGAFQIGNDETKHCVQDAPDSGCRLIDTAQAYGNEESVGEGIKEFGVNRDDIFLIDRVWITNYGEGNVYDSIKESLKKLGTDYIDLVLLHQAYSDYHAAWRDMECAYKAGLVRSIGVFNFPPVRLAGICAFFDIAPMVNQVETHVFWRQKPAHGKHGASGCTAHILESVC, encoded by the coding sequence GTGCTCGGCTACGGAGCCTTCCAGATCGGAAACGATGAGACAAAGCACTGCGTCCAGGATGCTCCGGATAGCGGCTGCCGTCTGATCGACACCGCTCAGGCCTACGGCAATGAGGAAAGCGTCGGCGAGGGCATCAAAGAGTTCGGCGTCAACCGCGACGATATCTTCCTCATCGATAGGGTATGGATCACCAACTACGGTGAGGGCAATGTCTACGATTCCATCAAGGAGTCCCTCAAGAAGCTCGGCACCGACTACATCGATCTGGTGCTTCTGCACCAGGCGTACAGCGACTACCATGCCGCTTGGAGAGATATGGAGTGCGCTTACAAAGCGGGTCTCGTTCGCTCGATCGGTGTCTTCAACTTTCCGCCGGTCCGCCTCGCAGGCATCTGTGCCTTCTTTGACATAGCACCGATGGTCAACCAGGTTGAAACCCACGTGTTCTGGCGGCAGAAGCCGGCGCATGGGAAACATGGAGCGTCTGGGTGTACGGCACATATCCTGGAGTCCGTTTGCTGA
- a CDS encoding DNA-processing protein DprA, whose translation MVPAISEEEVISPYKELMAYEYLYVVEGTSRSKVSNLIQRNGGFPSTAADAIDGIVPDEEKRSEVIQYVKGRLGTFSVLVDGTPQFPHGLRAQKNPLPVLYYRGDINLTQSRCISVVGTRHPSERGERAAYRIAAALVRYDFTVVDGLAAGIDTVVAKTALKAK comes from the coding sequence ATGGTGCCGGCAATCAGCGAAGAGGAGGTCATTTCTCCCTATAAGGAGCTCATGGCGTATGAGTATCTCTATGTGGTCGAGGGAACTTCCCGAAGCAAAGTATCGAACCTCATACAGCGAAATGGCGGATTTCCGAGTACGGCTGCTGATGCAATTGACGGCATCGTTCCCGACGAAGAAAAACGTTCCGAAGTGATTCAGTACGTAAAGGGAAGGCTTGGAACATTTTCTGTTCTGGTGGATGGAACACCACAGTTCCCGCATGGTCTGAGGGCGCAGAAGAATCCGCTCCCGGTCCTCTACTATCGCGGCGATATCAATCTGACGCAGTCGAGATGCATCTCTGTCGTTGGCACTCGCCATCCTAGCGAGCGTGGCGAGCGAGCGGCGTATCGTATAGCTGCTGCGCTCGTTCGGTATGACTTCACTGTCGTCGATGGACTTGCAGCAGGTATAGATACGGTAGTGGCCAAAACAGCTCTAAAGGCAAAATAA
- a CDS encoding transposase, whose amino-acid sequence MSKITRKTYSASFKMAAALEVAKEQETLSQVAAKHGVSPSLAAAWRDE is encoded by the coding sequence ATGTCCAAGATCACGAGGAAGACATACAGCGCCAGCTTCAAGATGGCCGCCGCGCTGGAGGTGGCGAAGGAGCAGGAGACGCTCTCGCAGGTGGCAGCCAAGCACGGCGTGAGCCCGTCGCTTGCCGCTGCATGGAGGGACGAGTGA
- a CDS encoding cupin — translation MSVEAGKVFSVVKDNPWVEGCTLSSEVMKTAAGEVQVFSLAPHTRISPESYANTRLWYVESGTFDVERTDKQAFQVHTGELYAVPLDEPIGITTEEGCIYLELSFPKGSVSELKFERGSAVKLASHLPYQQGKIINMDLMQAKGAHFALMSFFEDTALSEHAAPGRALVFDVAGSTTITYNGTPHKLTAGEHFIFDKGGKHVVHADTDYTMALLILDD, via the coding sequence ATGAGTGTCGAAGCAGGCAAGGTATTCAGTGTTGTTAAGGACAATCCTTGGGTGGAGGGCTGCACGCTCTCCTCTGAGGTAATGAAAACTGCGGCCGGTGAGGTGCAAGTCTTTTCACTTGCCCCGCATACCCGTATCAGCCCTGAGAGCTATGCAAACACGAGGCTCTGGTATGTGGAATCAGGCACGTTTGATGTGGAACGCACAGATAAGCAGGCATTTCAAGTTCACACCGGGGAGCTCTATGCGGTTCCGTTGGATGAGCCGATCGGCATCACGACCGAGGAAGGCTGCATCTACCTTGAGTTGAGTTTTCCGAAGGGCTCCGTCTCAGAGTTGAAGTTCGAGCGGGGGAGTGCGGTGAAGCTGGCCTCCCACCTTCCGTATCAGCAAGGCAAGATCATCAACATGGATCTTATGCAGGCGAAGGGTGCCCACTTTGCGCTGATGAGCTTCTTTGAGGATACCGCCCTCTCAGAACATGCCGCGCCGGGGAGGGCGTTGGTGTTTGACGTTGCTGGTTCGACGACGATCACCTACAACGGGACACCTCACAAGCTGACCGCCGGCGAGCACTTTATCTTCGACAAAGGTGGCAAGCATGTGGTCCATGCAGACACGGATTATACGATGGCTCTCTTGATCCTCGATGACTGA
- a CDS encoding transposase, which yields MRATLKAHQSKKGKNWHFGYKAHIGVDAAGSLVHAVETIA from the coding sequence ATGCGCGCGACCCTTAAAGCGCACCAGTCCAAGAAAGGGAAGAACTGGCATTTCGGATACAAGGCGCATATCGGCGTGGATGCCGCAGGTAGCCTTGTGCATGCTGTAGAGACGATCGCTTAG
- a CDS encoding Crp/Fnr family transcriptional regulator: MGELHPEQREDDVHILLSSPLFHGINRSELKALLSCLKAERRTYGKGEYIFRMGDTITKFGVILSGSAHIERYDYWGDRHIISALLPGNAFGESFAAVPQTTAFVSVVTGEETSVIFLDLNKALHMCTSSCPFHARLISNIVSLLARKNLLLNKKLTYVTQHTLKDKILTYLSAESQRQHSAYFDIPYDRQQLADYLNAERSALSNELSKLKKQGVIDYQKNHFHLLTPPYRQA; the protein is encoded by the coding sequence ATGGGAGAACTACATCCGGAGCAGCGCGAAGACGATGTGCACATACTACTGTCCTCCCCTCTCTTCCATGGGATCAATCGCAGCGAGCTCAAGGCATTGCTCTCCTGCCTGAAGGCAGAGAGGCGTACCTACGGCAAAGGTGAATACATCTTTCGTATGGGTGACACAATCACCAAATTCGGGGTTATCCTCTCAGGGAGCGCCCACATCGAGCGCTACGACTACTGGGGCGACCGCCATATTATCTCCGCCCTCTTGCCAGGCAATGCCTTTGGGGAGAGCTTTGCGGCTGTACCGCAGACCACTGCCTTTGTGAGCGTCGTGACCGGCGAGGAAACAAGCGTGATATTTTTGGACCTGAACAAGGCGCTCCACATGTGCACTTCGTCCTGCCCCTTCCATGCACGCTTGATTTCCAATATCGTGTCGCTACTCGCCCGCAAAAATCTGCTACTCAACAAGAAGCTGACCTACGTGACGCAGCACACTTTGAAGGACAAGATCCTGACCTATCTCTCGGCAGAATCACAGCGGCAGCATTCCGCCTATTTCGATATCCCCTACGACCGCCAACAGCTCGCGGACTACCTCAATGCAGAGCGATCCGCCCTGTCCAATGAGCTTTCGAAACTCAAGAAACAGGGCGTGATCGACTACCAGAAGAACCATTTTCACTTGCTGACGCCGCCCTACCGGCAGGCGTAG
- a CDS encoding carboxymuconolactone decarboxylase family protein — protein MSDKDITMKQMTSRDQLGNFVLLFAHLNNDVLFGEVWDQDTISNKIKPIVMIISQGITDNSSLYHLQTAKKNGATHEEIVAVITHATM, from the coding sequence GTGAGTGATAAGGATATCACGATGAAACAGATGACAAGCAGAGATCAACTGGGTAATTTCGTACTGCTCTTCGCCCACCTGAACAACGACGTACTGTTCGGTGAGGTGTGGGATCAGGATACAATCTCCAACAAGATTAAACCCATCGTCATGATCATCTCACAGGGTATCACCGACAATTCCTCACTCTATCATCTGCAGACCGCAAAGAAAAACGGTGCGACCCATGAGGAGATCGTCGCAGTCATCACCCACGCTACGATGTAG
- a CDS encoding DUF488 domain-containing protein yields MQGVKAGLVLDVRLRNSNQLCGFTKQEDLEYFAETISRAHYVYDPIFASASELLDGYRKHELDWDGFKEGYLTVLQERDALQHFKDACSKYSSIALLGAGAKKRHSHTEILLELSGGKK; encoded by the coding sequence CTGCAGGGGGTGAAGGCGGGTCTGGTGTTGGACGTACGCCTGCGCAACAGCAATCAGCTTTGTGGATTCACCAAGCAGGAGGATTTGGAGTATTTTGCAGAGACCATCAGCCGGGCCCATTATGTCTACGATCCGATCTTTGCCTCGGCCTCTGAGCTTCTGGACGGGTATCGGAAGCATGAGCTGGATTGGGACGGCTTTAAGGAGGGCTATCTCACAGTGCTGCAGGAGCGTGATGCCCTGCAGCACTTCAAGGATGCTTGCTCAAAGTATTCAAGCATTGCGCTCTTAGGTGCAGGAGCCAAGAAGCGTCACTCCCACACTGAGATCCTATTGGAGCTCTCAGGCGGGAAGAAATAA
- a CDS encoding AAA family ATPase gives MRSKRNAVAHLPAQTIPFGDAGYGIEIPEFFVGLDEHRALVGANGTGKSTLIKALVARGIPEGVKAVYFPQELSPEEAKALLLRLQNLDRAERGSVLSLAAQPNAEPESYRTGIAVSPGELRKLALAFAALDGAELLVLDEPANHLDVHAVEALERFLASFAGALVLVSHDRHLVEAVSSAIWRTEALSDGGTRLLLS, from the coding sequence GTGCGCTCGAAGAGAAATGCCGTCGCGCATCTTCCGGCCCAGACGATTCCTTTCGGCGATGCAGGGTATGGTATAGAGATTCCGGAGTTCTTCGTGGGGCTAGATGAGCACAGAGCGCTTGTCGGTGCCAACGGCACGGGCAAGTCGACGCTCATAAAGGCACTCGTGGCACGTGGCATCCCTGAAGGCGTGAAAGCGGTCTACTTTCCACAGGAGCTCTCGCCCGAAGAGGCAAAGGCTCTGCTTCTGCGCCTTCAGAACCTTGACCGTGCAGAGCGGGGAAGCGTGCTCTCGCTGGCAGCGCAGCCCAACGCGGAGCCTGAGAGCTACCGCACAGGCATAGCGGTGAGTCCGGGCGAGCTCAGGAAACTTGCGCTAGCATTTGCAGCGCTCGATGGGGCAGAGCTCCTTGTGCTCGATGAGCCGGCAAACCATCTCGATGTGCATGCTGTGGAAGCGCTCGAGCGTTTCCTGGCGAGCTTTGCAGGCGCGCTTGTCCTTGTCTCCCATGACCGACATCTCGTGGAGGCGGTCTCTTCTGCCATCTGGCGCACGGAAGCTTTGTCGGATGGGGGAACGAGGCTCCTTCTGTCCTGA
- a CDS encoding transposase — MCALQRQSFRMYPALGYVCSLKTRELKDAILDCRSWQRFMHLGLMSEQVPDATTLAKMRHSLKARGVRQSYASRLNLEA, encoded by the coding sequence ATGTGCGCACTGCAAAGACAAAGCTTTAGGATGTATCCTGCTTTAGGTTATGTTTGCTCTCTTAAGACAAGAGAACTTAAAGATGCTATCCTGGATTGTCGCTCCTGGCAGCGCTTCATGCACTTGGGCCTCATGTCTGAGCAGGTGCCAGATGCTACGACACTTGCGAAGATGCGCCATAGCCTTAAAGCGAGAGGAGTTCGACAAAGCTATGCTTCACGCCTGAACTTAGAAGCTTGA